A genomic segment from Syntrophotalea acetylenivorans encodes:
- a CDS encoding type II and III secretion system protein family protein: protein MRKFRLIAKPMRLAAGLALLLFAAPLFAAEIEHLTLDVNVGGSELVKIAEPSRRMKILISNQDIIGARPLKADLINVYNLGKKVGYSRVTVWDDYKREVRAIIDVNVSLDVTPLKQKLHQLYPNQDIKVYSSESGIVLSGSVSGPEVMEQTLRLARTFLPPKAEGDRSEEDTGKSGDGITNLMRVSGIQQVMLEVKFAEVTRSSSRDLRAAFGWDGLIGDDIAVGGIGGLATNSNGTLSGATPGSLLLNFANFGGDIPANIFVEIGDFSAALRFLEEEGLARLLAEPRLVTQSGQEASFLAGGEFPIPVPDDDGITIEYKEFGVALRFTPVVLSNGKISLRVAPSVSDIASSSTIPTGTITDFVVPNLITRKLESTVQLYDGQTLALAGLLQDSLRESVSKIPGLGDIPIIGTLFRSTSYQQERTDLMISVTPHLVTANKEGTIKYPGQDMKIPNRYEFYLEGRLEGRRSGDMDTLGVHSFGQEVPESEQGGLEGSFGHEPVTAE from the coding sequence ATGAGAAAATTTCGTTTAATTGCTAAGCCGATGAGACTGGCAGCGGGATTGGCACTGTTGCTGTTTGCCGCCCCACTCTTCGCGGCAGAAATCGAGCATCTGACTCTCGATGTCAACGTCGGGGGCTCAGAACTGGTTAAAATAGCCGAACCGAGCCGCAGAATGAAAATACTGATTTCCAATCAGGACATCATTGGTGCCCGGCCACTTAAAGCCGACCTGATCAACGTCTATAATCTCGGGAAAAAAGTCGGATACTCGCGAGTTACCGTCTGGGACGATTATAAGCGGGAAGTCCGGGCCATCATAGACGTCAACGTCTCTCTCGACGTCACCCCGCTTAAACAGAAATTGCATCAGCTCTATCCGAACCAAGACATCAAGGTCTATTCCTCCGAATCAGGCATCGTCCTGTCCGGCAGCGTTTCAGGCCCCGAGGTAATGGAACAAACACTTCGCCTCGCAAGGACTTTTCTGCCACCCAAGGCCGAAGGGGATCGCAGCGAAGAAGATACTGGCAAGTCCGGTGACGGCATCACCAACTTGATGAGAGTGAGCGGCATTCAACAAGTCATGCTCGAGGTCAAGTTTGCCGAAGTCACCCGTTCTTCCAGTCGCGACCTGAGAGCCGCCTTCGGCTGGGACGGCCTCATTGGGGATGACATTGCCGTGGGTGGAATTGGGGGCCTGGCGACCAATTCGAACGGCACCCTGAGCGGCGCCACGCCTGGAAGCCTGCTCCTGAATTTCGCTAATTTTGGAGGTGATATCCCAGCTAACATCTTTGTCGAGATCGGCGATTTTTCAGCCGCCCTGCGCTTTCTGGAAGAAGAAGGCCTTGCCAGACTGCTCGCCGAACCTCGTTTGGTCACCCAGAGCGGTCAAGAAGCTAGCTTCCTGGCCGGTGGTGAATTCCCGATTCCTGTTCCAGATGATGACGGCATCACTATAGAATACAAGGAATTCGGTGTCGCCCTACGATTTACCCCGGTCGTCCTCAGCAACGGAAAGATCAGCCTGCGCGTGGCTCCAAGCGTCAGTGACATTGCCTCCAGTAGCACAATTCCAACAGGGACTATCACAGACTTTGTTGTGCCTAACCTGATCACCCGCAAACTAGAAAGCACGGTCCAGTTGTACGACGGGCAGACCCTGGCTCTAGCTGGCTTATTACAGGATTCCTTGCGAGAAAGTGTCAGCAAAATACCTGGGCTTGGAGACATCCCAATCATCGGTACCTTATTCCGCAGTACCAGCTACCAACAAGAGAGAACTGATTTGATGATCTCAGTGACGCCGCACCTGGTCACGGCAAACAAAGAAGGCACCATCAAGTACCCAGGTCAAGACATGAAGATCCCTAATCGTTACGAATTTTATCTGGAAGGCCGTCTGGAGGGACGCAGGTCTGGCGATATGGATACCCTGGGTGTGCATTCTTTCGGCCAAGAAGTCCCAGAGAGCGAACAAGGCGGACTTGAAGGATCCTTTGGACATGAACCTGTAACGGCCGAATAA
- a CDS encoding TadE/TadG family type IV pilus assembly protein yields the protein MKLRSEQGTAVVEFAVILPFLLVVIFGIVEFGFIFYNKAMLTNASREGARRAIVYQVDSDGNRIVPGAEVENAVTRQLYSDFPTNNELRLVTFGTDALTIDPDSSDGDIATTQGAYVTVRVDFDYNFLLIPSFIPGIPGNITLSGITTMRAE from the coding sequence ATGAAATTAAGATCCGAACAAGGTACAGCGGTTGTAGAGTTTGCAGTGATCTTACCGTTTCTACTGGTTGTTATTTTTGGCATCGTGGAATTCGGGTTTATTTTCTACAATAAAGCGATGCTCACCAATGCAAGTCGTGAGGGAGCTCGCAGGGCAATTGTTTACCAGGTTGACAGCGATGGCAACCGAATTGTCCCAGGCGCTGAAGTTGAGAACGCCGTAACAAGGCAACTCTACAGCGACTTTCCTACAAACAATGAACTGAGGCTGGTTACTTTTGGCACCGATGCCCTAACTATTGATCCAGATAGTTCAGATGGCGATATCGCTACAACGCAAGGGGCATATGTGACTGTACGAGTCGACTTTGACTACAACTTTCTTCTCATCCCCTCTTTTATCCCTGGTATTCCAGGCAATATAACACTGAGTGGGATAACTACAATGAGGGCAGAATAG
- a CDS encoding TadG family pilus assembly protein, with amino-acid sequence MTSHGKLSLLRQNERGAVIALIAILLVFFIGIVAIAVDVYHLYVVRNELQNGADSGALAGARELYLDDGTAVDPNSNTIAANTAIQNASEKIPVEVDYNAGANSGDVQRGHWSFSTRQFTPNDSLTAIDIGIYTEAELDANLDYINAIRVATRRQGTPAASFFARIFGYEDFAVSAEAVAYLGYSGSLLPSDVDQPIAICEESILNGDGDYDCNMGRMLNSGNDPNAANTGGWTNFSQPCVTASKPTLDPLICAGGNPNQVNYGQGIGATGGVQDVTFNSFETCWENETDKKRVWNMTLPVIECPANNVSNCPTVVGAVNVDVVWVQRDNPDKDFTDAPREMEDWSCPDGTPGFDCWKSFVDHFNLANVSGPPITDQDYKDMFQKKAIFFLPSCEKIAPAGVTGGTNYGVLAEIPVLVD; translated from the coding sequence ATGACTTCACATGGCAAGTTGTCACTTCTTAGACAAAATGAAAGAGGAGCAGTTATAGCCCTTATTGCTATTTTACTTGTGTTCTTTATCGGAATTGTTGCTATTGCTGTTGATGTTTATCACCTCTATGTCGTCCGTAACGAATTGCAAAATGGCGCAGATAGTGGAGCATTAGCTGGAGCTCGTGAACTATATCTGGACGATGGAACAGCAGTTGACCCTAATTCGAACACCATCGCTGCCAATACTGCAATTCAGAATGCTAGTGAAAAAATTCCTGTCGAAGTAGATTACAATGCTGGGGCAAACTCTGGTGATGTCCAACGGGGACATTGGAGTTTCTCTACTCGACAATTTACACCCAATGATTCATTAACGGCAATAGATATTGGCATATATACAGAGGCAGAATTAGACGCAAATTTAGATTATATAAATGCCATCAGAGTTGCAACTCGCAGGCAAGGCACCCCTGCTGCATCCTTTTTTGCACGAATCTTCGGCTATGAAGATTTTGCAGTTAGTGCAGAGGCCGTAGCATATCTTGGATATTCTGGATCACTCCTCCCCTCTGATGTTGACCAGCCAATTGCAATATGTGAAGAGTCTATCCTAAATGGCGATGGAGACTATGACTGCAATATGGGTAGAATGCTAAATAGTGGGAATGACCCGAATGCGGCCAACACAGGAGGATGGACAAATTTTTCTCAACCATGCGTAACAGCCAGCAAACCTACACTGGATCCTCTAATCTGTGCTGGAGGCAACCCAAACCAGGTAAATTATGGCCAAGGAATCGGTGCAACAGGTGGTGTCCAAGATGTTACTTTTAATTCTTTTGAGACTTGTTGGGAAAATGAAACCGACAAAAAACGTGTTTGGAATATGACTCTCCCCGTAATCGAATGCCCCGCCAATAATGTTAGTAATTGTCCAACGGTAGTAGGAGCTGTCAATGTTGATGTCGTATGGGTACAACGTGATAATCCCGATAAGGATTTCACTGACGCCCCTAGGGAAATGGAAGATTGGAGTTGTCCAGATGGAACACCTGGGTTTGATTGTTGGAAAAGTTTCGTAGACCATTTCAATCTTGCAAATGTTAGCGGCCCACCAATAACAGATCAAGACTATAAAGATATGTTCCAAAAAAAGGCCATCTTCTTTCTTCCCTCTTGTGAAAAAATAGCACCTGCTGGTGTCACTGGAGGAACTAATTATGGTGTTCTAGCAGAAATTCCAGTTTTAGTTGATTAG
- a CDS encoding AAA family ATPase, which yields MANNLIIAVELADNHLATDVLKTLEAIPNVEAVQWFDSLGEKGAVAVKDCPEIIIIDDRPDIQQLNNHLALLRESFPDAAYFVVASDQSPKHIIEVMKAGVAEYLVTPIDNKVLHNAVEDIRAKLANAGKIARGSVYSFISSKGGLGASVLAVNTAYALAQKKESNVALLDLSLQSGDASVMLDILPETSISDLVKNFHRMDASFLSAVMTKAFKQFDFLAAPTSPNECQGINGEHISAIIELGKKLYDHLIVDCTSMQINECSLEAFDASEKIFVVIDLSVPAIRNAARLCELLEKHLIPSDKIEVIANRFIKGGTLSLAEVEKTLEKRVSWLFPNDFKSVISAINKGIPLIKFSPGCPLSKNLASFADNLTKHQTNEKFRGIRGTFGRAI from the coding sequence ATGGCCAACAATTTAATCATAGCTGTCGAATTGGCCGACAACCACCTTGCCACGGATGTCTTAAAGACCCTGGAAGCCATTCCTAACGTGGAGGCCGTTCAGTGGTTCGACTCCCTGGGCGAAAAAGGGGCTGTGGCCGTTAAAGATTGCCCGGAAATCATTATTATAGACGACCGTCCAGATATTCAGCAGTTAAACAATCACCTGGCGTTGCTTCGCGAGTCCTTTCCGGATGCTGCTTACTTCGTCGTCGCTTCAGATCAAAGCCCAAAACATATTATCGAAGTCATGAAGGCGGGTGTAGCGGAATATCTTGTCACTCCAATTGACAACAAAGTTCTGCACAACGCCGTTGAAGACATTCGCGCCAAACTGGCCAATGCCGGCAAAATTGCCCGCGGTTCGGTATACAGCTTTATCAGCAGCAAGGGTGGACTTGGGGCATCGGTACTCGCCGTTAACACCGCCTATGCCCTTGCACAAAAAAAAGAGTCCAACGTTGCCCTGCTGGATCTCAGCCTGCAATCCGGGGACGCTTCGGTAATGCTCGACATACTACCAGAAACATCGATCAGCGACCTGGTTAAAAACTTTCACCGCATGGATGCTTCTTTTCTATCAGCGGTCATGACCAAGGCATTTAAACAATTTGATTTTCTTGCCGCCCCAACCAGCCCAAACGAATGCCAGGGAATAAACGGTGAGCATATTTCAGCAATAATCGAATTAGGGAAAAAACTCTACGACCACTTGATTGTCGACTGCACGTCGATGCAAATCAACGAATGTTCTCTTGAAGCCTTTGATGCTTCTGAAAAGATATTCGTCGTTATTGACTTGTCGGTTCCGGCCATTCGCAACGCCGCCCGCTTATGCGAATTACTCGAAAAGCATCTGATCCCGTCAGACAAGATTGAAGTGATCGCCAACCGTTTTATCAAGGGCGGAACGCTGTCTTTAGCCGAAGTCGAAAAGACCCTGGAAAAGCGTGTGTCCTGGCTGTTCCCAAATGACTTCAAGAGTGTCATCAGTGCCATCAACAAGGGCATACCGCTTATCAAGTTCAGCCCGGGGTGTCCCTTGTCCAAGAATCTTGCAAGTTTCGCCGACAATTTGACCAAACATCAAACAAACGAAAAGTTCCGTGGCATCCGTGGAACCTTCGGGCGCGCAATTTAG
- a CDS encoding CpaF family protein, which translates to MAFKNLWEREKPSAEETDQKAAASGERVAFFYDIKHKIHNRFVEEANLSALENMDASEVRVEIVKIIDYFLSEEKALLNEEEKKALAEEILDELTGLGPIEPFFKDPTISDILVNTYKNIYVERKGLLEKTNARFIDNAHLMNIIDRIISRVGRRIDESSPMVDARLADGSRVNAIIPPLSLDGPILSIRRFSVDPLKMDDLINFKTLIPDVALLLSGCVQAKLNIMISGGTGAGKTTLLNILSGFIPGKERIVTIEDSAELQLQQEHVVRLETRPESIEGTGLVSQRDLVKNSLRMRPDRIIIGEVRGSEAFDMLQAMNTGHEGSLTTIHANTPRDSLTRLESMILMTGIDLPEHAMRFMVSSALDLIVQTARLTDGTRKVTSISEVVGMEGDIITLQDIFVFEKSGIDKNGKVLGRFRATGIRPKFADKLEVAGVNLPDDLFFSGKSFE; encoded by the coding sequence ATGGCATTTAAAAATTTATGGGAACGGGAAAAGCCCTCAGCCGAAGAGACCGACCAAAAGGCAGCCGCCAGCGGCGAAAGGGTAGCATTTTTCTACGACATCAAGCACAAAATCCATAATCGCTTTGTTGAAGAAGCCAATCTTTCGGCATTAGAGAATATGGATGCATCCGAAGTACGCGTCGAAATAGTCAAGATCATCGACTATTTCTTAAGCGAGGAAAAAGCCCTTCTTAACGAAGAAGAAAAAAAGGCCCTTGCTGAAGAGATTCTTGATGAGCTAACCGGTCTCGGCCCCATCGAACCATTTTTTAAAGATCCGACCATTTCCGATATCTTGGTCAATACCTACAAAAATATTTATGTCGAGCGTAAAGGTCTTCTGGAAAAGACCAATGCCCGGTTTATCGACAACGCCCATCTGATGAATATTATTGACCGAATTATATCGAGGGTTGGTCGTCGCATAGACGAATCGTCACCGATGGTCGATGCCCGACTGGCTGACGGCAGTCGTGTAAACGCCATCATTCCACCTTTGTCACTCGATGGTCCGATTCTCTCTATACGCCGTTTTTCCGTTGACCCTCTGAAGATGGATGATCTGATTAACTTTAAAACCCTGATACCGGACGTCGCCCTACTCCTTTCAGGCTGCGTGCAAGCCAAACTCAACATCATGATTTCCGGTGGTACCGGCGCCGGTAAAACAACTCTGCTGAACATCCTCTCCGGGTTTATCCCCGGAAAGGAACGAATCGTCACCATTGAAGATTCAGCGGAACTTCAATTGCAACAAGAGCATGTGGTAAGACTTGAAACCCGACCGGAAAGTATCGAAGGCACCGGCCTGGTGAGTCAGCGTGATCTGGTAAAAAACAGTCTGCGGATGCGCCCGGACCGAATCATCATCGGTGAGGTCCGCGGTTCCGAAGCTTTCGACATGCTGCAAGCCATGAATACCGGTCACGAAGGGTCTCTCACGACCATCCATGCGAACACCCCGAGAGATTCACTGACGCGATTAGAATCCATGATTCTCATGACAGGCATCGATCTACCGGAACATGCCATGCGCTTCATGGTTTCATCAGCCCTCGATCTGATTGTGCAAACCGCCCGCCTGACTGACGGTACCCGAAAGGTGACCTCTATCAGTGAGGTAGTCGGCATGGAAGGCGATATCATTACGCTGCAAGACATCTTCGTCTTCGAAAAATCTGGTATCGATAAGAATGGCAAGGTGCTGGGGCGATTCCGGGCAACCGGTATTCGGCCCAAGTTTGCCGACAAGCTTGAGGTTGCCGGCGTCAACCTGCCGGATGATTTGTTCTTTTCCGGCAAATCTTTTGAATGA
- a CDS encoding type II secretion system F family protein, producing the protein MDVLTLLLLAAVFLFTVSLVGMIFLAWTESRFAEKHVIKKRLYYISAGGKHGQEKLKKYRERVLKDVGAFESLALKMPRVSSLDRLLLKAGIPLNATTFIIGTVAFAAIGTLLGLKLLPQAITAYGLGILLLVLPFLALKVAERNYFNRFQEQLPEALDLLARALRSGHALTSGLEMVATEMDDPIKSEIGAAVDEINLGLTFQEAFENLCARVPSTDLRFFTISVLIQRETGGNIAEILDNISRLIRERIQFARQVKALTAEGRYSAGVLISLPIFLFIYIYFANYTYLSLLWSEELGKYMMFGAVISQIVGSYLIKRIVTIDI; encoded by the coding sequence GTGGATGTATTGACATTACTACTACTGGCCGCTGTTTTTCTCTTCACCGTATCCCTGGTCGGCATGATTTTCCTGGCGTGGACCGAGAGTCGATTTGCCGAAAAACATGTCATCAAAAAACGACTCTACTACATCTCCGCCGGGGGTAAACATGGCCAGGAAAAACTTAAAAAATATCGGGAACGAGTTCTCAAAGACGTAGGAGCCTTTGAAAGCTTGGCTTTGAAAATGCCACGGGTCAGCAGTCTTGACCGCTTACTGCTCAAAGCCGGCATACCGTTGAATGCGACGACATTCATCATTGGTACCGTTGCCTTCGCCGCCATCGGAACTCTACTCGGCCTAAAACTGCTACCACAAGCCATTACCGCTTACGGCTTGGGAATACTCTTGCTGGTTTTACCCTTTCTCGCCCTCAAGGTAGCTGAAAGAAATTATTTCAACCGATTTCAAGAGCAGTTGCCTGAAGCACTTGACCTGCTGGCCAGAGCCCTGCGTTCCGGTCACGCCCTGACCAGTGGCTTGGAGATGGTAGCCACGGAAATGGACGACCCCATCAAGTCTGAAATCGGGGCGGCTGTCGACGAGATAAATCTCGGTCTGACCTTTCAGGAGGCCTTTGAAAACCTCTGTGCCCGAGTGCCAAGCACCGACTTGCGATTTTTCACTATCTCCGTCCTGATTCAACGGGAAACAGGCGGCAACATTGCCGAGATCCTTGACAACATCAGTCGGCTGATACGGGAACGCATCCAATTCGCCCGTCAGGTTAAGGCCCTGACGGCTGAAGGTCGATATTCCGCCGGTGTCCTGATCAGCTTACCCATCTTTCTCTTTATCTATATCTACTTCGCTAATTACACTTACCTATCGCTGCTTTGGAGTGAGGAGTTAGGCAAATATATGATGTTCGGAGCAGTCATAAGCCAGATTGTTGGATCTTACTTGATTAAGCGCATTGTAACCATTGACATATAA
- a CDS encoding type II secretion system F family protein has protein sequence MNQIMTYYFWIVDNLTYFGLLLLVFCAVALAVYGIYYLFLKPNPTEERLERLVPHGDAGTHVKPKLLDDNDSGFVTRVTQPINELIAPRSGDIAKRSRLRLIQAGYRSKHSYQYFFTAKVLLALLLPVLYLAATAFHAFSLVRILLVVLLLVIGFGLPDSIVGIISRSRQKRITKALPDALDLMVICVEAGLGLDMTFKRVGDEIRPICSDLSDEFALTNLEVRAGKNRADCFKNMSLRTGVPEINNLMTILVQTNRFGTSLAKALRVHSDAMRIKRRQIAEEVAAKSTVKLIFPLVCFIFPAIFVVLIGPGVIRIIKVLFPAMGG, from the coding sequence ATGAACCAGATAATGACATACTATTTCTGGATCGTTGACAACCTCACTTATTTCGGTTTGTTGCTGCTGGTATTCTGTGCGGTCGCATTGGCGGTTTACGGCATTTACTATTTGTTCCTTAAGCCGAATCCCACCGAGGAGCGCCTTGAACGTCTAGTGCCTCACGGCGATGCCGGCACACATGTCAAACCCAAATTACTGGATGACAACGATAGTGGTTTTGTAACCAGAGTTACCCAACCGATCAATGAATTAATTGCTCCCCGCAGCGGCGATATTGCCAAACGGTCACGGTTGCGCCTGATTCAGGCAGGTTACCGTTCGAAGCATTCATACCAATATTTCTTTACGGCCAAGGTGTTGCTGGCACTGCTCTTGCCGGTACTCTATCTTGCCGCAACGGCCTTCCATGCGTTTTCCCTGGTTCGAATCCTTCTTGTCGTGCTGCTGCTGGTCATCGGCTTTGGCCTTCCTGACAGTATCGTGGGTATTATTTCACGGTCGCGTCAAAAGCGTATCACCAAAGCGCTACCCGACGCCCTTGATTTAATGGTCATCTGTGTCGAAGCCGGACTTGGCCTCGATATGACCTTCAAACGCGTTGGCGATGAAATTCGCCCGATCTGCAGCGACCTGAGCGATGAATTTGCTTTGACCAATCTTGAAGTACGGGCTGGAAAAAATCGAGCGGATTGCTTTAAAAACATGTCGCTCCGAACAGGAGTACCTGAAATTAACAACTTAATGACTATTCTGGTTCAAACCAACCGATTCGGAACGAGTCTGGCCAAGGCCCTGCGGGTGCATTCGGATGCCATGCGCATCAAAAGACGTCAAATTGCGGAAGAAGTCGCAGCCAAATCGACCGTTAAACTTATTTTCCCTTTGGTTTGTTTTATTTTCCCCGCTATCTTTGTCGTACTGATCGGGCCTGGCGTTATACGAATTATTAAAGTACTATTCCCTGCCATGGGCGGATAA
- a CDS encoding tetratricopeptide repeat protein — protein MKLFHPFFNGQTSCANLALLILLSLLVSGCTSKTQYVSPSKLTIEEASADNDPSKKIANLSYEQLIQKADYYKKNGNKQLATLHFEKALSKKPKSMAAAIGLSHMLLLEGKIEEAQQLLESALENENNNVAALTLMGNISRNRGDLDRSLEFLNEAYQHAPQNPEVLTELAITNDHMGQERLTYAEPLYKKVVSLKPRSSAAHNNLGFNYLLQGRHQDAAKTFTKALALDPGNKRAKNNLGAAYLLNNQTEEALKLFQDTVGQAAAYNNLGYILMTRGDWEKAEKAFKKALQLNPSFYVRAQENLEQLDHLHSSRQ, from the coding sequence ATGAAACTATTCCATCCATTTTTTAATGGCCAGACTTCTTGCGCCAATCTTGCCCTGCTTATTCTGTTGTCCCTGCTTGTGTCGGGTTGCACATCTAAGACGCAGTATGTTTCCCCCTCGAAGCTCACCATTGAAGAAGCGTCTGCGGACAATGACCCATCCAAGAAAATTGCTAACCTTTCTTATGAGCAATTGATCCAGAAGGCTGACTATTACAAAAAAAATGGCAACAAACAACTGGCGACCCTGCATTTCGAAAAAGCGCTTTCAAAAAAACCAAAATCCATGGCGGCAGCAATTGGTTTGAGTCATATGCTGCTTCTTGAAGGCAAAATCGAAGAAGCGCAACAATTGCTGGAATCCGCTTTAGAAAACGAGAATAATAATGTAGCTGCGTTGACCTTAATGGGCAATATCTCTCGGAATCGAGGAGACCTGGATAGATCTTTGGAATTCCTCAATGAAGCCTATCAGCACGCCCCCCAAAACCCGGAAGTTCTCACCGAATTGGCGATCACCAACGACCACATGGGCCAGGAGAGGCTGACCTATGCTGAACCCCTTTATAAAAAAGTTGTCTCTTTAAAACCCCGCTCTTCCGCTGCCCATAATAATCTTGGGTTTAATTATCTATTGCAGGGACGTCACCAGGATGCGGCAAAAACCTTTACCAAAGCCTTGGCTCTGGATCCCGGCAACAAACGTGCAAAAAATAATTTAGGGGCTGCCTATCTCCTGAATAATCAGACCGAAGAGGCACTCAAACTGTTTCAAGATACTGTTGGTCAGGCCGCAGCCTATAATAATCTCGGTTATATTCTGATGACCCGGGGGGATTGGGAAAAAGCGGAGAAGGCTTTCAAAAAGGCCTTGCAACTGAACCCATCCTTTTATGTCCGAGCTCAGGAAAACCTCGAGCAACTTGACCACTTGCACAGCAGCAGACAGTGA
- a CDS encoding dolichyl-phosphate beta-glucosyltransferase — MSRKTSHCLSVIVPAYNEQNRIIHSLPKLLREVERRFLDFEIIIVDDGSNDDTAKIVKKFTAINKKVRLISYRHNMGKGHAVRTGVLAAKKDYVLYCDADLSTPFREVRKLLKAIDDGCDIAIGSRARKDTRILKRQPVYRVLMGKTFNKIVKLLAVSEINDTQCGFKCFKAAIALDIFKDCYIDGFSFDVEMLYIAKKRDFKVKEVGVLWTNDTQSKVHPIYHSLQMFKDLVIIRSYALLGYYGRRIGLRNRTEASSS; from the coding sequence ATGTCAAGAAAGACTAGCCACTGCTTATCCGTTATTGTCCCTGCTTATAACGAACAAAACAGAATTATTCATAGCCTGCCAAAACTTTTGAGAGAAGTTGAGAGAAGGTTTCTTGATTTTGAAATAATTATTGTTGACGACGGAAGCAACGATGATACTGCAAAAATAGTTAAAAAATTTACAGCTATCAATAAAAAAGTACGCTTGATAAGTTACAGACACAATATGGGGAAAGGGCATGCTGTAAGAACCGGTGTGCTAGCGGCGAAAAAAGATTATGTCCTCTATTGTGATGCGGACCTCTCAACTCCGTTCCGGGAGGTTCGGAAACTCCTTAAAGCCATAGACGATGGTTGCGATATTGCCATAGGATCGAGGGCTAGAAAAGACACCCGCATACTTAAGCGGCAGCCGGTTTACCGGGTGCTTATGGGAAAAACTTTTAACAAAATTGTAAAACTATTAGCTGTTTCTGAAATTAATGATACTCAGTGCGGGTTCAAGTGTTTTAAAGCAGCTATTGCTCTCGATATATTTAAAGACTGTTATATAGACGGATTCAGCTTCGATGTTGAAATGTTGTATATAGCAAAAAAGAGAGACTTTAAAGTTAAAGAAGTCGGTGTCTTGTGGACGAATGACACCCAAAGCAAGGTACACCCGATATATCATTCACTTCAGATGTTTAAAGACCTGGTGATTATTCGCAGCTATGCTTTGCTTGGTTATTATGGTCGTAGAATTGGATTGCGCAATAGGACAGAAGCTTCTTCGTCCTGA
- a CDS encoding SH3 domain-containing protein, whose translation MKYFLLMTFLLFNISLCQAEIVYVKIHTGTLWSQPGGQYAFETLKVPRHYPLSVLESSSGYLKVRDYAGQTGWVTTDQVGPQKGIVVEIASVNIRKGPGKNYPVLFKAYKGVTFRVLEEKEGWLHVRHENGDKGWVIKSSTWGL comes from the coding sequence ATGAAATACTTCCTCTTGATGACATTTCTTTTATTTAACATTTCTTTATGTCAAGCTGAGATTGTCTACGTAAAAATCCATACGGGCACATTGTGGTCTCAGCCTGGTGGGCAATATGCCTTTGAGACTTTAAAGGTACCTCGCCACTACCCTCTTTCGGTCCTTGAAAGTAGCTCTGGGTATCTAAAAGTCAGGGATTACGCTGGACAGACTGGTTGGGTAACGACCGACCAAGTAGGACCGCAAAAGGGAATTGTTGTGGAAATAGCCAGTGTCAACATACGGAAAGGGCCTGGGAAAAACTACCCTGTCCTATTTAAAGCATATAAGGGCGTGACTTTTAGAGTTCTTGAAGAGAAGGAGGGATGGCTTCATGTCAGGCATGAAAATGGGGACAAGGGATGGGTGATTAAATCCTCTACTTGGGGACTATAA